The following proteins are encoded in a genomic region of Natrinema sp. DC36:
- a CDS encoding PrsW family intramembrane metalloprotease: MSDGRLRGIVSRTARIARWEVARSAGTVDRKTALVLVVMVAAIGTAGFSVADEGLGLEREIYTVGVDEDSRYYDVAVDSEQFRPVPLEDVTTDGDGNAGTIAVRDEASVDVVVTRDGRIGHLGDNGAAAYDAFRESVEAYNGKLMDEEADQAAAYPVLVSIEYQQRDLGGATDSGAGDGDGAGDGTDSGDGTNGGSGDGTGGNTDGSTGDESGANGDGGSGTDDGDGRTQVPNVGDGSTSTTAPDRPGSISPPFPFESLVLAFLFVVPMNFVIQAYGSTIMDERVKRRGELLLVSPASSHEIVAGKTLPYLLGLVGVVVAIAWVIEGGPIAIAAALPIALLFLGATFVGAMLARSFKELTFVTVTISVFLTTYTFIPAVFADVNAIALISPLTLVVMDLQGESVRLGEYLFSTGPFYLGAAVCFLLGIGVYREEDMFAQKPIPAKVVDAIANRIRGRRSVFVLPILFIPFVFASQLLAVALLFVVPQAIAVPLIILIAATVEEIAKSVHVYAGFARSRFEPTLGTAAVLGALSGAGFFVGEKLTHVVQFVGLPDLPVGTAAFGPAVSDEPLVLAVVFLAPLALHVVTAVIPALGASRSRLGYVGGLLAAIVVHAAYNLGVITLVA, translated from the coding sequence GTGAGCGACGGCCGTCTCCGCGGGATCGTCTCGCGCACGGCCCGGATCGCTCGCTGGGAGGTCGCCCGGAGCGCCGGCACCGTCGATCGAAAGACTGCGCTCGTCCTCGTCGTGATGGTGGCCGCGATCGGGACCGCGGGGTTCTCGGTCGCCGACGAGGGACTCGGCCTCGAGCGGGAGATCTACACCGTCGGCGTCGACGAGGACAGCCGGTACTACGACGTCGCCGTCGACAGCGAGCAGTTTCGGCCCGTCCCGCTCGAGGACGTCACGACCGACGGCGACGGAAACGCCGGCACCATCGCCGTTCGCGACGAGGCGTCCGTCGACGTGGTCGTGACTCGAGACGGTCGGATCGGTCACCTCGGCGACAACGGCGCGGCCGCCTACGACGCGTTTCGCGAGTCCGTCGAGGCGTACAACGGGAAACTGATGGACGAGGAAGCCGACCAGGCGGCCGCGTACCCGGTGCTCGTCTCGATCGAGTATCAGCAGCGCGATCTCGGCGGGGCGACCGATTCCGGAGCCGGTGACGGAGATGGAGCCGGCGACGGAACCGATAGCGGGGACGGGACGAACGGCGGAAGCGGGGACGGAACCGGCGGGAACACGGACGGGAGCACCGGAGACGAATCCGGGGCGAACGGAGACGGCGGAAGCGGGACCGACGACGGAGACGGCCGAACGCAGGTCCCGAACGTCGGCGACGGATCGACGTCGACGACGGCACCGGACCGCCCCGGCTCGATTTCGCCGCCGTTCCCGTTCGAATCGCTCGTGCTCGCGTTCCTCTTCGTCGTCCCGATGAACTTCGTCATTCAGGCCTACGGGAGCACGATCATGGACGAGCGGGTCAAACGCCGCGGCGAACTGCTGCTCGTCTCGCCGGCCTCGAGTCACGAGATCGTCGCGGGGAAGACCCTCCCGTACTTGCTCGGACTCGTCGGGGTCGTCGTCGCGATCGCGTGGGTGATCGAGGGCGGGCCGATAGCGATCGCGGCGGCGCTACCGATCGCCCTGCTCTTCCTCGGGGCCACGTTCGTCGGGGCGATGCTCGCCCGCTCGTTCAAGGAACTCACTTTCGTGACGGTCACGATCAGCGTCTTCCTGACGACGTACACGTTCATTCCGGCGGTCTTCGCCGACGTGAACGCCATCGCGTTGATTTCACCGCTGACGCTGGTCGTGATGGATCTCCAGGGCGAGTCGGTCCGACTCGGGGAGTACCTGTTCTCGACCGGTCCCTTCTACCTCGGCGCGGCCGTCTGCTTCCTGCTCGGGATCGGCGTCTACCGCGAGGAGGACATGTTCGCCCAGAAGCCGATCCCGGCCAAAGTCGTTGACGCGATCGCGAACCGCATTCGCGGTCGCCGGAGCGTCTTCGTGCTGCCGATCCTGTTCATTCCGTTCGTGTTCGCGAGTCAGCTCCTCGCGGTCGCCCTGCTGTTCGTCGTCCCCCAGGCGATCGCCGTACCGCTGATCATCCTCATCGCGGCGACGGTCGAGGAGATCGCGAAGAGCGTGCACGTCTACGCCGGCTTCGCCCGATCGCGATTCGAGCCGACACTGGGGACCGCCGCGGTGCTCGGCGCGCTCTCCGGAGCCGGCTTCTTCGTCGGCGAGAAGCTCACCCACGTCGTCCAGTTCGTGGGCCTCCCCGATCTCCCGGTCGGCACCGCCGCGTTCGGTCCGGCCGTCTCGGACGAGCCGCTCGTTCTCGCCGTCGTCTTTCTCGCGCCGCTGGCCCTGCACGTCGTGACGGCCGTCATCCCGGCGCTCGGGGCGAGTCGCAGCCGGCTCGGCTACGTCGGCGGCCTCCTCGCGGCGATCGTCGTTCACGCGGCCTACAATCTGGGGGTGATCACCCTTGTCGCGTGA
- a CDS encoding helix-turn-helix domain-containing protein, producing MKRVRITLRPRGAYAPPIYKRLAGGADYLERARIVNWNVSNPPTGFLFRLEGDYRRFERELADSLMVADYAVLPITDRACYCFLEGAVSSAARSLFENFTRGSLMTVPPIECNDDGTNTFTIVGTEHDIQAAVDGVPDGVGVTVEQVGGKRVAADSAVGRLSDRQRDAAEAALELGYYDVPRTGTTADVAAELGCATATAAEHLQKAESTVFASLFDG from the coding sequence ATGAAACGCGTCCGTATCACGCTCCGTCCACGGGGTGCCTACGCGCCGCCGATCTACAAACGACTGGCAGGCGGGGCCGACTACCTCGAGCGAGCGCGAATCGTCAACTGGAACGTCTCGAATCCGCCGACGGGATTTCTGTTCCGGCTCGAGGGCGACTACCGGCGCTTCGAACGCGAACTCGCGGACAGTCTGATGGTCGCCGATTACGCGGTGCTTCCGATCACGGATCGAGCGTGTTACTGTTTTCTCGAGGGAGCGGTGTCGTCGGCCGCCCGCTCGTTGTTCGAGAACTTCACCCGTGGGAGCCTGATGACCGTGCCGCCGATCGAGTGCAACGACGACGGGACCAACACGTTCACCATCGTCGGAACGGAGCACGATATCCAGGCCGCGGTCGACGGCGTTCCCGACGGCGTCGGCGTCACTGTCGAACAGGTCGGCGGGAAGCGGGTCGCCGCCGACAGCGCCGTCGGCCGGCTGTCCGACCGGCAGCGGGATGCGGCCGAGGCCGCCCTCGAACTGGGCTATTACGACGTGCCGCGGACTGGGACGACTGCGGATGTCGCCGCCGAACTGGGATGTGCGACGGCGACCGCGGCGGAGCACCTCCAGAAAGCCGAGTCGACGGTGTTCGCGTCCCTGTTCGATGGATGA
- a CDS encoding formate/nitrite transporter family protein: MSNPDPPDQERTGREPPDQEQRDSDRPEQEQVREAVERSRSGAPAVGAVVRDRFSADEVFQRIVAAADEEVTSGSRELFFSGIAAGFAITITVLLYASLYASTDGHPILSALLYPLGFIYIIIGGYQLYTENTLPPVALSLERIASIPALLRHWTIVLAGNFTGSAIGAAALAWGGVFSPEAADAAMYLGTHGMETAWLDLFFKATFAGLIVAGVVWVEYSARETIARIVIVYMAFLAIPIGNLFHVVTSFTEMAYVVFLGEFGLFAGLTQFVLPVLLGNTIGGILLVTVVNYFQTSERRLESARFDGNERQLSIREWLFGGYAGRSYVPLIDTAGVSEIEESGTYRVLVPISNPRTESRIVDLACTLANDHENAVVHAVHIVQIPDRRSMRYGSGRNERIVSESERKMDGIRETISSYDIGCETSTVVSHRSFEDVFDTAERERADLVVLGWGDKQPWGAGPAESRIRKLTNNLPCDFLVLKDRDLDTSRILLPTAGGPDSDLSAEVARTLVQADGSDVSLLHVVDDAEERAAGRTFLANWASEHDLEDADLTIDDSGDIEGAICREAADHSLVIIGATEAGLLSRLVSDSLHMDVVNEVDSSVLLAERPSKRNAIRRLLGR; encoded by the coding sequence ATGAGTAACCCCGACCCACCCGATCAGGAGCGGACGGGCCGAGAGCCGCCCGATCAGGAGCAGCGGGACAGCGATCGGCCCGAGCAAGAACAGGTCCGAGAGGCGGTCGAACGATCCAGAAGCGGCGCACCGGCGGTCGGCGCGGTCGTTCGGGATCGCTTCTCCGCCGACGAGGTCTTCCAGCGGATCGTCGCCGCGGCCGACGAGGAAGTCACCTCGGGGAGCCGCGAACTCTTCTTCAGCGGTATCGCCGCCGGCTTCGCGATCACGATCACTGTCCTGCTATACGCCTCGCTGTACGCCTCGACCGACGGCCATCCGATACTGAGCGCGCTGCTCTATCCGCTCGGCTTCATTTACATCATCATCGGCGGCTACCAGCTCTACACCGAGAACACGCTCCCGCCGGTCGCGCTCTCCCTCGAACGAATCGCGAGCATTCCCGCGCTCTTGCGCCACTGGACGATCGTGCTCGCCGGCAACTTCACCGGCAGTGCGATCGGTGCGGCGGCGCTCGCGTGGGGCGGCGTGTTCTCGCCCGAAGCGGCAGACGCGGCGATGTATCTCGGGACCCACGGCATGGAAACGGCGTGGCTCGATCTGTTCTTCAAGGCGACCTTTGCCGGCCTGATCGTCGCCGGCGTCGTCTGGGTGGAGTACTCCGCGCGCGAAACGATCGCCAGAATCGTCATCGTCTACATGGCGTTCCTCGCGATCCCGATCGGCAACCTGTTCCACGTCGTCACATCGTTCACCGAGATGGCCTACGTCGTTTTCCTCGGTGAGTTCGGTCTCTTCGCCGGCCTGACCCAGTTCGTTCTCCCGGTCCTCCTCGGAAACACCATCGGCGGCATCTTGCTGGTGACCGTCGTCAACTACTTCCAGACGAGCGAACGCCGCCTCGAGTCGGCCCGGTTCGATGGGAACGAACGCCAGCTTTCGATACGGGAGTGGCTGTTCGGCGGCTACGCCGGTCGGTCGTACGTCCCCCTGATCGACACCGCCGGCGTGTCGGAGATCGAAGAGAGCGGGACGTACCGCGTGCTCGTCCCGATCTCGAATCCGCGCACCGAGTCGCGGATCGTCGATCTGGCCTGTACGCTGGCGAACGACCACGAGAACGCGGTCGTCCACGCCGTCCACATCGTCCAGATACCCGATCGGCGGTCGATGCGCTACGGCTCCGGACGGAACGAGCGGATCGTCTCCGAATCCGAGCGGAAGATGGACGGGATCCGCGAGACGATTTCGTCGTACGATATCGGCTGTGAGACCTCGACGGTCGTCTCCCACCGGTCGTTCGAGGACGTCTTCGACACGGCGGAGCGCGAGCGGGCGGACCTCGTCGTCCTCGGCTGGGGAGACAAGCAACCGTGGGGCGCGGGTCCCGCCGAGAGCCGGATCAGAAAGCTGACCAACAACCTCCCCTGCGATTTCCTCGTCCTCAAGGACCGAGACCTGGACACCTCGCGGATCCTCCTGCCCACTGCCGGCGGTCCGGACTCGGACCTCAGCGCCGAAGTCGCTCGAACGCTCGTGCAAGCGGATGGATCGGACGTCTCACTCCTGCACGTCGTCGACGACGCCGAGGAGCGCGCGGCCGGTCGGACGTTCCTCGCGAACTGGGCCTCCGAGCACGATCTCGAGGACGCCGACCTCACGATCGACGACTCGGGCGATATCGAGGGGGCGATCTGTCGCGAAGCCGCCGATCACTCGCTCGTGATCATCGGCGCGACGGAAGCGGGACTCCTCTCGCGGCTGGTGAGCGACTCCCTCCACATGGACGTCGTCAACGAGGTCGACAGTTCGGTCCTGCTCGCCGAGCGACCCAGCAAACGAAACGCCATTCGCCGACTGTTGGGCCGGTAG
- a CDS encoding CBS domain-containing protein, with protein MELPTPADLRQRRTELGLTQSELAETADVSQPLIARIEGGDVDPRLSTLRRIVNALEKAESDVIRADDLMNEAVVNVAPGDSVSEAARKMEEEAYSQLAVIQDGIPVGSISQTDLVHLDSEDRDEPVEEHMSESFPTVSKDATLDEISNLLEHYKAVMITQAGETVGIITEADIAARLS; from the coding sequence ATGGAACTCCCGACGCCCGCGGACCTCCGACAGCGCCGTACCGAACTCGGGCTCACGCAGAGCGAACTCGCGGAGACGGCCGACGTCTCCCAGCCGCTGATCGCCCGGATCGAAGGCGGCGACGTCGACCCGCGTCTGTCGACGCTCCGCCGGATCGTCAACGCCCTCGAGAAGGCCGAGAGCGACGTCATTCGCGCCGACGATCTGATGAACGAGGCGGTCGTGAACGTCGCTCCCGGCGATTCCGTCAGCGAGGCCGCTCGGAAGATGGAGGAGGAAGCGTACTCCCAACTGGCGGTCATTCAGGACGGGATTCCGGTCGGCTCGATCAGCCAGACCGACCTCGTCCACCTCGATTCGGAGGACCGCGACGAACCCGTCGAGGAACACATGAGCGAGAGCTTCCCGACCGTCTCGAAGGACGCCACCCTCGACGAGATCAGCAACCTGCTCGAGCACTACAAAGCCGTGATGATTACGCAGGCCGGCGAAACTGTCGGTATCATCACTGAGGCCGACATCGCCGCGCGCCTCTCCTGA
- a CDS encoding ABC transporter permease, which produces MARTEWRSRSSGADDPRDSSRRGPNPPVRADGGTDAGSSWGARWAIARRELASLRSEKTILLALAIQLFIAAFSSFLVVGLVSLSDPGAVDGYQTEIAVTGDDTDTLLAVANERDGVTAQQYDDRGAAYDAFERGSVSAVLDANRNDDGQLVVRATAPESGLQTTLLVVQLRDTLEHVERVERQGHVESGRLEQSPVPVPDEIEASPYVGFTYTILLPLLCFLPVFISGSIVVDSLIEERQRGTLELLRVAPLSLADVIDAKLLATAALAPLQAIAWLLLLSFNGTAIASPVALVVLVAALSLLVVAGGVAIALWAPDRRQAQLLYSTATVGALVLATVLPEHPANTVAKFAIGNPTPTTWVLLAAYGLLAIGAFVALERGIDRLDPDSL; this is translated from the coding sequence ATTGCGCGGACCGAGTGGCGGTCCCGCTCGAGCGGAGCCGACGATCCCCGAGACTCGAGCCGACGGGGGCCGAATCCCCCGGTACGAGCGGACGGCGGGACCGACGCGGGCTCGAGTTGGGGTGCGCGCTGGGCTATCGCGCGCCGCGAACTGGCCTCGCTGCGCTCCGAGAAGACGATCCTGCTGGCGCTCGCGATTCAGCTGTTCATCGCGGCCTTCTCCTCGTTTCTGGTCGTCGGCCTCGTCTCGCTGTCAGATCCGGGGGCGGTCGACGGCTATCAGACCGAAATCGCCGTCACGGGCGACGATACCGATACGCTGCTCGCGGTCGCGAACGAACGTGACGGCGTCACCGCTCAACAGTACGACGATCGAGGGGCTGCCTACGACGCCTTCGAGCGCGGCAGCGTCTCCGCCGTCCTGGATGCGAACAGAAACGATGACGGGCAACTCGTCGTCAGAGCGACCGCGCCCGAGTCGGGGCTCCAGACGACCCTGCTCGTCGTCCAGCTTCGGGACACCCTGGAGCACGTCGAGCGCGTCGAGCGCCAGGGACACGTGGAGAGCGGTCGACTGGAGCAGTCACCGGTGCCGGTACCGGACGAGATCGAGGCGAGCCCGTACGTCGGCTTCACCTACACCATCCTGCTGCCGCTGCTGTGTTTCCTGCCGGTGTTCATCAGCGGCTCCATCGTCGTGGACTCGCTGATCGAGGAGCGCCAGCGGGGAACCCTCGAGTTGCTCCGCGTCGCGCCGCTTTCGCTCGCGGACGTGATCGACGCGAAACTGCTGGCGACGGCGGCACTGGCACCGCTACAGGCGATCGCGTGGCTCCTCTTGCTCTCGTTCAACGGGACCGCGATCGCGAGTCCCGTGGCGCTGGTCGTTCTGGTGGCCGCGCTATCGTTGCTGGTCGTCGCCGGCGGGGTCGCGATCGCGCTGTGGGCACCCGACAGGCGACAGGCCCAGTTGCTCTACTCGACGGCCACCGTCGGCGCGCTGGTCCTCGCGACCGTCCTGCCCGAGCACCCCGCGAACACCGTCGCGAAGTTCGCGATCGGGAACCCGACGCCGACGACGTGGGTGCTGCTCGCCGCGTACGGTCTCCTCGCGATCGGCGCGTTCGTCGCCCTCGAGCGCGGTATCGATCGACTCGATCCCGACTCGCTGTAG
- a CDS encoding ABC transporter ATP-binding protein: MAILEVDDLRKEYGGFVAVEGSSFDIERGEVFGVVGPNGAGKTTTLKMLAGLIEPTAGTAVVAGHTPGEPAMQRRLGFLPEESPLYEEMTAIDYLEFFADLYDVPRDAARERIHDSLDRLDLEHRDRKIGNMSKGMQRKVAIARALVNDPDVLIFDEPASGLDPLTTNYIIEFTEELSDEGKTIVFSAHNLFHVESICDRIVIMNDGRIVARGTLEEIRDAHGGTEYHVYATGDGSDGLADAGSPIDVTHENGQVRHVVGDMTAVDAVRETVEAAGGRVTDIQTKTPSLEDIFLEVASEPVEAET, from the coding sequence ATGGCCATACTCGAAGTGGACGACCTCCGGAAGGAGTACGGCGGCTTCGTCGCCGTGGAGGGCAGCTCCTTCGACATCGAGCGAGGCGAGGTCTTCGGCGTCGTCGGCCCCAACGGCGCGGGAAAGACGACGACGCTGAAGATGCTGGCCGGGCTGATCGAGCCCACCGCCGGCACCGCCGTCGTCGCCGGCCACACCCCCGGCGAGCCCGCGATGCAGCGCCGCCTCGGCTTCCTCCCCGAGGAGTCCCCGCTGTACGAGGAGATGACCGCGATCGACTACCTCGAGTTCTTCGCCGATCTCTACGACGTGCCCCGCGACGCGGCCCGCGAGCGGATCCACGACTCGCTGGACCGCCTCGACCTCGAGCACCGCGACAGGAAGATCGGCAACATGTCGAAGGGGATGCAGCGGAAGGTCGCGATCGCGCGGGCCTTGGTGAACGACCCCGACGTGCTGATCTTCGACGAGCCGGCGTCGGGACTGGATCCGCTGACGACCAACTACATCATCGAGTTCACCGAGGAACTGAGCGACGAAGGGAAGACGATCGTCTTCAGCGCACACAACCTCTTCCACGTCGAGAGCATCTGCGATCGGATCGTCATCATGAACGACGGCCGGATCGTCGCCCGCGGCACGCTCGAGGAGATTCGGGACGCCCACGGCGGCACCGAGTATCACGTCTACGCGACCGGAGACGGCAGCGACGGCCTCGCGGACGCCGGCTCGCCGATCGACGTGACTCACGAGAACGGGCAGGTCCGCCACGTCGTCGGCGATATGACCGCCGTCGACGCCGTCCGAGAGACCGTCGAGGCGGCGGGCGGCCGCGTCACCGATATCCAGACGAAGACCCCGAGCCTGGAGGATATCTTCCTCGAGGTGGCGAGCGAGCCGGTGGAGGCCGAGACGTGA
- a CDS encoding aldo/keto reductase has product MEYTTLGSTGMQVSRLCLGCMSFGSSDWREWVLDDEESKAIIDRAIDLGINFFDTANMYSRGESERILGEALEGHREESVVATKGFFRMRDDDPNSGGLSRKAIEQELAASRDRLGMDTVDLYQPHRWDHNTPVETTLRALDDAVRRGHVRYIGASSMWAHQFADSLHTSESLGLECFATMQNHYNLVYREEEREMLPLCENEGVGVMPWSPLARGYLTRPHEEIDATTRGETEEYLYEHPYREGGGQEINERVADLADDKGATMAQIALSWLLHKDWVDAPIVGTTSVEHLEQAVEALEISLSESDMEYLEEPYEPVPVSGHR; this is encoded by the coding sequence ATGGAGTACACGACGCTCGGTTCGACCGGGATGCAGGTTAGTCGGCTCTGTCTGGGCTGTATGAGCTTCGGCTCGAGCGACTGGCGTGAGTGGGTGCTCGACGACGAGGAGAGCAAAGCGATCATCGACCGCGCGATCGACCTCGGGATCAATTTCTTCGACACCGCGAACATGTACTCGAGAGGCGAGTCCGAGCGAATCCTGGGCGAGGCGCTCGAGGGCCACCGCGAGGAGTCGGTGGTCGCGACGAAGGGCTTCTTCCGGATGCGCGACGACGACCCGAACTCGGGCGGTCTCTCTCGAAAGGCGATCGAGCAGGAACTCGCAGCGAGCCGCGACCGACTGGGGATGGACACGGTCGACCTCTACCAGCCCCACCGCTGGGATCACAACACGCCGGTCGAGACGACGCTCCGCGCGCTCGACGACGCCGTTCGGCGCGGGCACGTCCGCTATATCGGCGCCTCGTCGATGTGGGCCCACCAGTTCGCCGACTCGCTGCACACGAGCGAGTCGCTGGGACTCGAGTGCTTCGCCACGATGCAGAACCACTACAACCTCGTCTACCGTGAGGAGGAGCGCGAGATGCTCCCGCTCTGCGAGAACGAGGGGGTCGGCGTCATGCCGTGGTCGCCGCTAGCTCGAGGGTACCTGACCCGACCGCACGAAGAGATCGATGCCACGACCCGCGGCGAGACCGAGGAGTACCTGTACGAACACCCCTACCGGGAGGGCGGCGGCCAGGAGATTAACGAGCGGGTCGCGGACCTGGCGGACGACAAGGGCGCGACGATGGCCCAGATCGCCCTCTCGTGGTTACTCCACAAGGACTGGGTCGACGCCCCGATCGTCGGCACGACCAGCGTCGAGCATCTGGAGCAGGCCGTCGAAGCGCTCGAGATATCGCTGTCCGAGTCGGACATGGAGTACCTCGAGGAGCCCTACGAGCCGGTTCCGGTGTCCGGTCACCGGTGA
- a CDS encoding DUF2892 domain-containing protein, with protein sequence MQRNVGGLDRIVRAVLGIWLLAVAGAAVLTDRRAIAVTTAIAAAGLLLNATTRFCGGNYLLGIDTTETVSCSLE encoded by the coding sequence ATGCAGCGAAACGTCGGCGGACTCGATCGAATCGTCAGGGCTGTCCTGGGAATCTGGCTGCTCGCGGTCGCCGGTGCAGCGGTACTGACTGATCGGCGCGCTATCGCCGTCACGACAGCGATCGCCGCAGCCGGTTTGCTGCTCAACGCGACGACCCGCTTTTGCGGCGGGAACTACCTGTTGGGGATCGACACGACCGAGACTGTGTCATGTTCGCTGGAGTGA
- a CDS encoding DUF555 domain-containing protein: MGNYLVAMEAAWLVRDVDAIDDAIGVAVSEAGKRLNSEDMDYVEVEVGATGCPACGEPFDSAFIAADTALVGLGLEMEVFNADGEEHASRIAKSEVGGALRDVPLSVVEIVETEADDE; this comes from the coding sequence ATGGGAAACTATCTCGTCGCGATGGAAGCGGCATGGCTCGTTCGTGACGTCGACGCGATCGACGACGCGATCGGCGTGGCCGTCAGCGAAGCCGGGAAACGACTCAACAGCGAAGACATGGACTACGTCGAGGTCGAGGTCGGCGCGACGGGCTGTCCGGCCTGCGGGGAACCGTTCGACTCCGCCTTTATCGCGGCCGACACCGCGCTCGTCGGCCTCGGGCTCGAGATGGAGGTCTTCAACGCCGACGGCGAGGAACACGCCTCTCGCATCGCGAAGAGCGAGGTCGGCGGCGCGCTACGGGACGTCCCACTCTCGGTGGTCGAAATCGTCGAGACCGAAGCGGACGACGAGTAG
- a CDS encoding MarR family winged helix-turn-helix transcriptional regulator yields MSTDVGAPEGANARELVHFVTQETRFALLANILQHPEGLPSMYELERLNPSVSEATVYKHVQKLIDAGVVEAVALPDDERQQGYPWKFYRLTDEGRAFLAEHNLLAAEETLKRIYETISDKPEKMVKYENAPRPDIE; encoded by the coding sequence ATGAGTACCGACGTGGGGGCTCCCGAGGGGGCGAACGCGCGCGAACTCGTCCACTTCGTGACCCAGGAGACGCGGTTCGCGTTGCTGGCGAACATTCTCCAACACCCCGAGGGACTGCCGTCGATGTACGAACTCGAGCGGCTAAACCCGAGCGTAAGCGAGGCGACCGTCTACAAGCACGTCCAGAAGCTGATCGACGCCGGCGTGGTCGAAGCGGTCGCGCTCCCGGATGACGAGCGCCAGCAGGGCTATCCCTGGAAGTTCTATCGGCTGACAGACGAGGGGCGTGCGTTCCTCGCGGAGCACAATCTGCTGGCGGCCGAGGAGACCCTCAAACGCATCTACGAGACGATTTCCGATAAACCCGAGAAGATGGTGAAATACGAGAACGCGCCCCGGCCCGACATCGAGTAG